A DNA window from Oncorhynchus tshawytscha isolate Ot180627B linkage group LG13, Otsh_v2.0, whole genome shotgun sequence contains the following coding sequences:
- the LOC112266625 gene encoding protein S100-A16 isoform X3 encodes MESAIQTIVGVFLKSAKGKESLGGNDFQKLVKSQLHNIMMDTDSSEAVKKMRQGLDSNQDGKVNFEEYMDLVGYLATSLSVQCTAAVETPAESAATAPEIGSTPADVEEEKTEAEAQPEAATAVEEEKVEVVEKVEEAENVEEPAEAGEKIEEAS; translated from the exons ATGGAGTCGGCCATTCAGACTATAGTTGGTGTCTTCCTGAAGTCAGCCAAGGGGAAGGAGAGTTTGGGAGGGAATGACTTCCAGAAGCTGGTGAAGAGCCAACTCCACAACATCATGATG GACACGGACAGCTCCGAGGCTGTGAAGAAAATGCGACAGGGCCTGGACTCCAACCAGGACGGTAAAGTCAACTTCGAGGAGTACATGGACCTGGTGGGCTACCTGGCAACCTCCCTGAGTGTGCAATGTACTGCCGCCGTGGAGACGCCAGCCGAGAGCGCTGCCACCGCACCGGAGATCGGGAGTACGCCAGCAGACGTAGAGGAAGAGAAGACAGAAGCGGAGGCACAGCCAGAGGCAGCCACAGCTGTAGAGGAAGAGAAGGTTGAAGTGGTAGAAAAGGTGGAAGAGGCGGAAAATGTGGAGGAGCCAGCAGAAGCCGGGGAGAAGATAGAGGAGGCGTCATAG